One window of Burkholderia thailandensis E264 genomic DNA carries:
- a CDS encoding LysR family transcriptional regulator translates to MHEVHFLHHRLNIMHPLLRRLDLNLLLVFDALFRRRSVTAAANELALSPSALSHALARLRDALGDELFVRFGNEMQPTVRAEDMAGWVGEALDVLSKGMQRAHRFEPQRSTRTFVFAATDYTAFAVLPAFISTMQRVAPQLRFRIVYSGRKIATEDLAAGRIDFALGYHEETGVVAPGIESFDWFTDDYVVIASERHPSVRRRLSLAQYLAARHVVVTPWNETRGVIDHVLDRLGLERQVAVQLPTVLAAPFIVADSELLMTVPRHAAEVLQHAAPIRLFAAPFEIPRYTVKVYSHAKHARTDAHRWIRTQLFDAAPDTPPARGAR, encoded by the coding sequence ATGCACGAAGTGCATTTTCTTCATCATCGGTTGAACATCATGCACCCCTTGTTGCGCCGCCTCGATCTGAATCTGCTGCTCGTCTTCGACGCACTCTTTCGCCGCCGCTCGGTCACGGCCGCGGCGAACGAGCTCGCGCTCAGCCCGTCCGCGCTGAGCCATGCGCTCGCACGGCTGCGCGATGCGCTCGGCGACGAGCTGTTCGTGCGCTTCGGCAACGAGATGCAACCGACCGTGCGCGCGGAAGACATGGCGGGCTGGGTCGGCGAGGCGCTCGACGTGCTGTCCAAAGGCATGCAGCGCGCGCACCGCTTCGAGCCGCAGCGCAGCACGCGCACGTTCGTGTTCGCCGCGACCGACTACACCGCGTTCGCGGTGCTGCCCGCGTTCATCTCGACGATGCAGCGCGTCGCCCCGCAATTGCGCTTTCGCATCGTCTATTCGGGCCGCAAGATCGCGACCGAGGATCTCGCGGCCGGCCGGATCGACTTCGCGCTCGGCTATCACGAGGAAACGGGCGTGGTCGCGCCCGGCATCGAAAGCTTCGACTGGTTCACCGACGACTACGTCGTGATCGCGAGCGAGCGCCATCCGTCGGTCCGGCGGCGCCTGAGCCTCGCGCAGTATCTGGCGGCGCGACACGTCGTCGTCACGCCGTGGAACGAGACGCGCGGCGTGATCGATCACGTGCTCGACCGGCTCGGCCTCGAGCGGCAAGTCGCCGTGCAGTTGCCGACCGTGCTCGCGGCGCCCTTCATCGTCGCCGATTCGGAATTGCTGATGACGGTGCCGCGCCATGCGGCGGAGGTGCTGCAGCACGCGGCGCCGATCCGGCTCTTCGCCGCGCCGTTCGAGATCCCGCGTTACACGGTGAAGGTGTATTCGCACGCGAAGCACGCGCGCACCGACGCGCATCGCTGGATTCGCACGCAATTGTTCGACGCCGCGCCTGACACGCCGCCCGCGCGCGGTGCGCGCTGA